A genome region from Cucumis sativus cultivar 9930 chromosome 4, Cucumber_9930_V3, whole genome shotgun sequence includes the following:
- the LOC101212658 gene encoding 60S ribosomal protein L27 has protein sequence MVKFLKPNKAVIVLQGRYAGRKAVIIRAFDDGTRDRAYGHCLVAGIKKYPAKVIRKDSAKKTAKKSRVKAFIKLVNYRHLMPTRYTLDVDLKDVVTVDSLQSKDKKVTAAKETKKRFEERFKTGKNRWFFTKLRF, from the coding sequence ATGGTGAAGTTCCTCAAGCCTAACAAAGCCGTCATCGTCCTCCAAGGCCGTTACGCCGGCCGGAAGGCGGTCATCATTCGCGCCTTCGACGATGGAACTCGGGATCGCGCTTATGGCCACTGCTTAGTCGCTGGAATCAAGAAGTACCCGGCCAAGGTTATCCGCAAGGACTCCGCCAAGAAGACCGCTAAAAAATCCCGTGTCAAGGCCTTCATTAAGCTCGTTAATTATAGGCATCTGATGCCCACTAGGTACACTCTCGATGTCGATCTTAAAGATGTTGTCACTGTCGATTCGTTGCAGTCAAAGGACAAAAAGGTCACCGCCGCCAAAGAGACCAAGAAGAGGTTCGAGGAAAGGTTCAAAACCGGGAAGAACAGGTGGTTTTTCACTAAGCTCAGATTCTGA
- the LOC101212892 gene encoding serine hydroxymethyltransferase 3, chloroplastic, producing the protein MQATSGVAVMGSLQVAVCGKGSCFPSKSSSICVFPQQKKMNILKPCKSFKVEASMVAGKPSSSVSVTVPEIGGVSNFVDHALSETDPEVRSIIDKEKQRQFKSLELIASENFTSRAVMEAVGSCLTNKYSEGLPGKRYYGGNEHIDELETLCQQRALAAFHLDNNKWGVNVQPLSGSPANFEVYTAVLNPHDRIMGLDLPHGGHLSHGFMTPKRRVSGTSIYFESMPYRLDETTGIVDYDMLEKTANLFRPKLIIAGASAYPRDFDYPRMRKIADAVGAFLMMDMAHISGLVAASVVADPFEYCDIVTTTTHKSLRGPRGGMIFFRKDPVLGVDLESAINNAVFPGLQGGPHNHTIGGLAVCLKHAQSPEFKVYQNKVIANCRALANRLVELGYKLVSGGSDNHLVLVDLRPLGIDGARVEKILDMASITLNKNSVPGDKSALVPGGIRIGSPAMTTRGFTEKEFVAVADFIHEGVKITLDAKPLAPGSKLQEFLKFVTTSDFPLTDRISDLRSRVEALTTQFPIPGL; encoded by the exons ATGCAGGCTACAAGTGGTGTTGCAGTGATGGGCTCTCTGCAAGTTGCTGTTTGTGGGAAGGGGTCGTGTTTTCCTTCTAAAAGTTCTAGCATCTGTGTGTTTCCGCAGCAGAAGAAAATGAACATCCTGAAACCCTGTAAGTCCTTCAAGGTTGAAGCAAGCATGGTTGCGGGGAAGCCATCATCTTCTGTGTCTGTCACTGTTCCAgaaattggag GTGTAAGCAACTTTGTAGACCATGCCTTGAGTGAAACAGATCCTGAAGTTCGAAGTATTATTGACAAAGAAAAGCAGCGACAGTTTAAAAGCCTTGAACTTATTGCCTCGGAGAATTTTACCTCTCGGGCAGTTATGGAGGCAGTGGGGTCCTGTCTGACAAACAAATATTCAGAAGGATTACCTGGAAAAAG GTACTATGGTGGCAATGAACATATTGACGAGCTGGAAACACTCTGTCAACAAAGGGCTCTTGCAGCATTTCATTTGGACAATAACAAGTGGGGTGTAAATGTTCAACCACTATCTGGTTCGCCTGCTAACTTCGAGGTTTATACTGCAGTTCTTAATCCACATGATCGAATCATG GGTTTAGACTTGCCTCATGGAGGACATTTGTCTCATGGGTTCATGACACCAAAAAGACGGGTGTCAGGCAcatcaatttattttgaatctatgCCTTATCGTCTTGATGAGACAACAG GTATTGTAGATTATGACATGCTTGAAAAAACTGCTAACTTGTTTCGACCAAAGTTGATTATCGCTGGTGCAAGTGCTTATCCACGAGATTTTGACTATCCTCGCATGAGAAAA ATTGCCGATGCTGTTGGTGCTTTTCTCATGATGGATATGGCTCACATAAGTGGGCTTGTTGCTGCTTCTGTGGTTGCTGATCCTTTTGAGTACTGTGATATTGTGACCACAACGACACACAAG TCTCTGAGAGGTCCAAGAGGGGGAATGATCTTCTTTAGGAAGGATCCTGTTCTCGGAGTTGACTTAGAATCTGCGATTAATAATGCTGTGTTCCCAGGATTACAG GGTGGTCCTCATAATCATACAATTGGGGGACTAGCTGTCTGCTTGAAACATGCACAATCCCCAGAATTTAAGGTCTATCAGAACAAG GTCATTGCCAATTGTAGAGCTCTTGCAAATCGGCTGGTCGAGTTAGGTTATAAGCTAGTTTCTGGGGGAAGTGACAATCACCTAGTTCTTGTAGATCTCAGGCCATTG GGTATCGATGGAGCGCGGGTGGAGAAAATTCTTGACATGGCCTCAATCACTCTCAACAAGAACTCAGTACCTG GTGACAAGAGTGCTCTAGTTCCAGGAGGCATTCGAATTGGGTCGCCTGCCATGACCACCCGAGGTTTCACTGAGAAAGAGTTTGTAGCGGTTGCAGACTTCATCCACGAGGGTGTTAAGATAACTCTTGATGCCAAACCACTAGCCCCTGGATCAAAGCTCCAAGAGTTCCTCAAGTTTGTGACAACTTCTGATTTCCCTTTGACCGACCGAATATCAGATCTTCGCTCGAGAGTCGAAGCTCTTACCACTCAATTCCCAATACCGGGCCTGTGA
- the LOC101213130 gene encoding protein PAT1 homolog 2, which translates to MEQSDVNDLRDSAENSSANSLFDASRYEFFGQNVVGEVELGGLEEDEDAPLFGSTDEEYRLFVREESAGLGSLSEMDDLASTFAKLNKVVTGPRHPGVIGDRGSGSFSRESSSATDWAQDGDFCNWLEQHVFDPECAQEEKKWSSQPQSSVRLPDPKPLYRTSSYPQQQPTQHHFSSEPIIVPKSSFTSFPPPGSRSQHGSPRHLKSIQSLADGSQLPFSAPNITSLSKSNLQLAGMHHGLHYGGNMHQYTTPGLSFSSRPQNQWINNAGLLHGDHSNLFNSILQQQLSHQNGLLSPQLLSAHQQLQQHRLHHPVQPSLAHFAALQSQLYNAHSPSSHRAMLGLSDVREQKPKSQRGKHNMRSSQQGSETGSQKSDSGSIQFRSKHMTADEIESILKMQHAATHSNDPYIDDYYHQARVAKKATGSRLKNAFCPSRLRELPSRSRSGSDQHSHSTPDSLGKIPLASIRRPRPLLEVDPPLSGSCDGGSEQTISERPLEQEPMLAARITIEDGLCLLLDIDDIDRLLQHNKPQDGGVQLRRRRQMLLEGLAASLQLVDPLGKSSHGVGPSPKDDIVFLRLVSLPKGRKLLSKFLKLLFPGSELARIVCMAIFRHLRFLFGGLPSDPGAAETTSNLSKTVSTCVNGMDLRALSACLVAVVCSSEQPPLRPLGSSAGDGASIVLKSILERATELLTDPHAASNCSMPNRALWQASFDEFFSLLTKYCVSKYETIVQSLFSQTPSSTDVIGSEAARAISREMPVELLRASLPHTNEPQRKLLMDFAQRSMPVSGFSAHGGSSGQMSSESVRG; encoded by the exons ATGGAACAATCTGATGTCAACGATTTGAGGGACTCTGCGGAGAATTCCTCTG CCAATTCGCTCTTTGATGCTTCACGATATGAGTTTTTTGGTCAAAATGTCGTGGGAGAAGTGGAGCTGGGTggtttagaagaagatgaagatgccCCTTTATTTGGATCTACAGATGAAGAGTATCGTTTGTTTGTTCGGGAAGAG agTGCAGGGTTGGGATCTTTATCGGAAATGGATGATTTGGCAAGTACTTTTGCAAAG TTGAACAAAGTTGTTACTGGACCAAGACATCCAGGAGTCATTGGAGATCGAGGATCTGGTTCTTTTTCTCGAGAAA gtTCATCTGCAACTGATTGGGCACAAGATGGAGACTTTTGTAATTGGTTAGAGCAGCATGTATTTGATCCAGAATGTGCTCaggaggagaagaaatggTCATCCCAACCTCAATCTTCTGTTCGTCTTCCAGATCCGAAACCTTTGTATAGAACATCCTCTTACCCTCAGCAGCAACCTACACAACATCACTTTTCTAGCGAACCAATTATAGTACCAAAATCTTCTTTCACATCCTTTCCTCCTCCAGGAAGTAGGTCCCAACATGGTTCACCTCGTCACCTAAAAAGTATTCAATCTCTTGCGGATGGAAGTCAGTTACCCTTCTCTGCACCAAATATCACTTCTTTATCCAAGTCTAATTTGCAGTTAGCTGGTATGCATCATGGCTTGCATTATGGGGGCAACATGCACCAGTACACCACTCCCGGCCTTTCTTTTAGTAGCAGGCCACAAAATCAGTGGATTAACAACGCTGGTCTATTACATGGGGACCACTCAAATCTCTTTAACAGTATATTGCAACAGCAACTATCTCATCAAAATGGCCTTCTGTCCCCTCAGTTACTGTCAGCTCATCAGCAGCTGCAACAACACAGGCTGCACCATCCAGTTCAACCTTCTTTGGCGCATTTTGCAGCTCTTCAGTCTCAGCTTTATAATGCCCATTCACCATCCTCACACAGAGCAATGCTTGGATTGTCTGATGTGAGGGAGCAGAAACCCAAGTCCCAGAGAGGGAAGCATAACATGCGTTCTTCTCAGCAAGGTTCTGAAACCGGTAGTCAAAAGAGTGATAGTGGATCCATTCAGTTCAGATCTAAGCATATGACAGCTGATGAGATTGAGAGTATCCTGAAGATGCAGCATGCTGCAACCCACAGCAATGATCCATACATAGACGACTACTATCACCAGGCTCGTGTTGCCAAAAAAGCTACTGGTTCAAGATTGAAAAATGCATTTTGTCCGTCTCGATTGAGAGAACTTCCATCTCGATCTCGTAGTGGTTCAGATCAGCATTCTCATTCCACACCTGATTCATTGGGAAAAATACCCCTCGCTTCTATTCGTAGACCCCGGCCTCTGCTTGAAGTTGATCCTCCACTGTCAGGTTCATGTGATGGTGGTTCTGAACAGACAATATCTGAGAGGCCTCTGGAGCAGGAACCAATGCTTGCTGCTAGAATCACCATTGAAGATGGTCTCTGTCTTCTCCTTGATATAGATGATATTGATAGGCTTTTGCAACATAATAAACCACAAGATGGTGGAGTCCAGCTTAGACGAAGGCGGCAGATGCTGCTAGAAGGTTTGGCAGCATCGCTTCAGCTTGTTGACCCACTTGGAAAAAGTAGCCATGGTGTTGGCCCATCTCCAAAAGATGATATCGTGTTCTTGCGTTTGGTTTCTCTTCCCAAAGGTCGAAAActtctttctaaatttctgAAGCTGCTTTTCCCTGGTAGCGAGCTTGCACGAATTGTCTGTATGGCTATTTTTCGTCACTTAAGGTTCTTGTTTGGTGGACTTCCATCTGATCCTGGAGCAGCTGAAACAACATCTAATCTTTCCAAGACTGTTTCTACTTGTGTTAATGGTATGGACCTTCGTGCACTAAGTGCTTGTCTTGTTGCTGTTGTCTGTTCCTCAGAGCAGCCACCACTGCGCCCCCTTGGAAGTTCTGCTGGAGATGGGGCCTCTATTGTTCTGAAGTCCATTCTTGAAAGAGCTACCGAACTATTAACCGATCCTCATGCTGCTAGTAACTGTAGCATGCCTAACCGTGCACTCTGGCAGGCATCCTTTGATGAATTCTTCAGTCTTCTTACGAAGTACTGTGTGAGTAAATATGAGACTATAGTGCAGTCATTATTTTCGCAGACACCATCGAGCACCGATGTTATAGGGTCAGAGGCAGCCAGAGCCATTAGCCGTGAAATGCCTGTGGAGCTTCTTCGTGCTAGTCTTCCCCACACAAATGAACCCCAGAGGAAGCTTTTAATGGATTTCGCTCAGCGTTCCATGCCAGTTTCTGGATTCAGTGCCCATGGTGGAAGTAGTGGGCAAATGAGTTCAGAATCAGTTAGGggttag
- the LOC101221168 gene encoding protein TIFY 5A, which translates to MGREFSLELGLWPSSSASESTFQFSAIPMMTLPFTLSHHQQQQQIMVFYNGALSICDFTELQARAIIWVGSQERSGNVRCRNPEWLNMQMLKSGNGNGNAGFSIKKSLQKFLQRRKMRRIRTMSPYHKL; encoded by the exons ATGGGAAGGGAGTTCAGTTTGGAGCTTGGTCTTTGGCCATCTTCTTCTGCTTCAGAATCAACCTTCCAATTCTCTGCAATTCCCAT GATGACTTTGCCATTTACTTTGAGCCATCATCAGCAGCAGCAACAGATCATGGTTTTCTATAATGGAGCACTTTCCATCTGTGACTTCACTGAACTTCAG GCAAGAGCCATAATATGGGTTGGAAGCCAAGAGAGAAGTGGAAATGTGAGATGTAGGAACCCAGAATGGTTGAATATGCAAATGTTAAAGAGTGGGAATGGGAATGGGAATGCAGGTTTCTCCATTAAGAAATCTCTGCAGAAATTCTTACAAAGGAGAAAGATGAGAAGAATTCGAACAATGTCTCCATATCACAAACTGTAA